Sequence from the Leisingera thetidis genome:
CAACACCTCATTGTAGCCTCAAGGAGGCAATAAAAGCGATGAAGCCTGTCTGTCCAAGATGCGGACAATCGGTATCCAAGTAAGGAGGAACGTATTTGATTTACCAATTGTTTGTTGACGGCGCTCTTGTCGCGAAGGGTTGCAGAACACTGGACGAAGCTAAGGCGTATGCCGATGAGGAAATTTGCAAACAGCGTTCGTGCCGGATTGTTGCCATCGGCCACGGGGCCACATTGCCCACCCCCACTCAAGAGTGGTTTTATGACGGCGACGTGCAGGACTGGGTTCAGAGTAATCCGAAATAGGAGAGTGGGCGCCATAAGGCGCCCACAGAGGCTTAATCTAGATAGACCTTTGGAGCGTTACGTAGTCTAGATAGACCGTAAGGCTCCGGCGAAGACCGCGGTCCCATTGGCTCTGTGATGTGATACCCGTTGTTCATGGAGATCGACGAGGACAAGGTTGACGACGCGGTTCTGGGACTGCTCTGGTTGACGCTGCATGATGAGTGTCGCGCCTGGAAGGGAATGGACTGGTCGGCACTGGATCGATTGCATCGGAAGGGTTTGATCCATGACCCGGTTAACCGGGCCAAATCTGTAGTGCTGACCGATGAAGGGCTACAGCGCTCAAAAGCCCTGTTTCAACGGTTGTTCACGCGGCCGCCGCAGTAACGCCCTCACGGGCTTTCCAGTTCCAGGGCAGAAGTTCCGGCACGCGCGAGACGGGCATGGTGTTGATTTCCGCTGAGATCTGACCCGGGATTTTCATCGAGAACTGACCCGCCTGATAGTTATGTTCTGGTGGTTATGTCTGGGTCAACGGCTCTTTCCCTCCTGTTCTGATTTTGCGGCGGCGGAACTGGCTTTGAAGCGGTAGCTGTCGTTTCCGGTTTCCAGGATGTGGCAGCGGTGGGTGAGCCGGTCGAGGAGCGCCGTGGTCATCTTGGCATCCCCGAAGACGGCGGCCCATTCGCTGAAGCTGAGGTTTGTCGTGATGATCACGCTGGTGCGCTCGTACAGCTTGCTCAGCAGGTGGAAGAGCAATGCGCCTCCGGATGCACTGAATGGCAGGTAGCCTAGCTCATCAAGGATGACCAAATCGGCTCTCACCAGGCTTTCGGCAATCTTGCCCGCCTTGCCGAGCTATTGTCAAATCTGGTGTTTGGGCGGTCATCAAGCGGCGGCCTGATCTTGTGTTGATGGCTTGATGCCGTTGATGAAATCGACGCCTTCGATGACGTCTGCGAGATGAGCGAAGCCGCGCAGCTTGCGCCAGCTTTTCTCAGCGCATTGGCCGAGCTTGAACATCATGTGGAGCATCCCGTCCCGGCTCAGGCATCCCTTGGTGCGTTTCGTGCGGTGGCGGATGGTGGCGAACGCGCTCTCGATGGGATTTGACGTCCTGATGCTCTGCCAGTGCTGGGCGGGGAAGTCGTAGAAGGTCAGCAGTTCGTCGCGGTCCTTGACCAGGCATTCGACCGCCTTGGGGTATTTCGCTTCGTAGGTGCCGACGAACAAGTCAAACTCCTTGCG
This genomic interval carries:
- a CDS encoding DUF6429 family protein; translated protein: MEIDEDKVDDAVLGLLWLTLHDECRAWKGMDWSALDRLHRKGLIHDPVNRAKSVVLTDEGLQRSKALFQRLFTRPPQ